A portion of the Glandiceps talaboti chromosome 13, keGlaTala1.1, whole genome shotgun sequence genome contains these proteins:
- the LOC144444478 gene encoding translocating chain-associated membrane protein 1-like 1 isoform X2, which produces MGIRRKIGSSKNPPIFSHEFIIQNHADIVSCVAMVFVLGLMFQWSAAYASMFVAMQHNITHTYNDTDVPDVTNYTSGKLDVFTVFFYLLVCIIIHAVVQEYILDKLNRRMHLSKVKHSKFNESGQLLFFYLVCLGWGADIAFREGYLLNPSSLWDGYPHTELTFSLKFYFIIQIAYWIHIFPELYFQKIKKEEMMPRIRYAILYFVFITGAFAMSLTRLALFCLIIHYLVEALFHFARLMYFSDKNDIAKPGFVAWATAFVIARFTTVTAAVLMFWFCLGKAENQGVDVSTGNFNTPLIRFNALAAVCFVQAWMMWNFITFQLKRRREFLATVVTKKKAPAKQKEKKTKKEDKRNGKKEN; this is translated from the exons ATGGGAATCCGTCGAAAAATTGGCAGCAGTAAAAATCCACCGATATTCAGTCATGAATTCATTATACAGAACCATGCAGACATCGTGTCGTGCGTTGCAATGGTGTTTGTGTTGGGCTTGATGTTTCAG tggtCTGCTGCTTATGCATCTATGTTTGTTGCTATGCAACACAATATCACCCACACCTACAATG ATACAGATGTTCCTGATGTGACTAACTATACAAGTGGTAAATTAGATGTGTTTACAGTGTTTTTCTATTTATTGGTTTGTATCATCATCCATGCCGTGGTACAAGAATACATTTTAGAT AAGCTGAACCGACGTATGCATCTTTCTAAAGTGAAACATTCTAAATTTAATGAATCAGGACAACTCTTATTTTTCTACTTAGTGTGTCTTGGATGGGGAGCTGACATTGCCTTCAGA GAAGGATATTTATTAAACCCCTCATCCCTATGGGATGGTTACCCACATACAGAATTAACATTCAGtctcaaattttattttataatacag ATAGCGTACTGGATTCATATCTTTCCAGAATTATATTTCCAGAAAATTAAAAAG GAGGAGATGATGCCAAGGATAAGATATGCCATATTATACTTTGTATTTATTACAGGAGCATTTGCAATGAG tTTGACTCGTCTAGCATTATTCTGTTTGATTATACACTACTTAGTAGAAGCATTGTTTCACTTTGCTCGTTTGATGTACTTCAGTGATAAAAATGACATAGCCAAACCAGG GTTTGTTGCCTGGGCAACCGCATTTGTTATAGCACGGTTTACTACTGTTACTGCAGCTGTTTTAATGTTCTGGTTTTGTCTTGGCAAAGCTGAAAACCAAGGTGTTGATGTATCTACAGGAAACTTCAATACCCCACTTATACG ATTCAATGCTTTAGCTGCAGTGTGTTTTGTTCAAGCCTGGATGATGTGGAATTTCATCACTTTCCAATTGAAACGTCGTCGCGAATTCCTTGCTACCGTGGTTACCAAAAAGAAGGCACCAGCcaaacagaaagaaaagaagACTAAGAAGGAAGACA AAAGAAACGGGAAGAAAGAGAACTAG
- the LOC144444478 gene encoding translocating chain-associated membrane protein 1-like 1 isoform X1 produces the protein MGIRRKIGSSKNPPIFSHEFIIQNHADIVSCVAMVFVLGLMFQWSAAYASMFVAMQHNITHTYNDTDVPDVTNYTSGKLDVFTVFFYLLVCIIIHAVVQEYILDKLNRRMHLSKVKHSKFNESGQLLFFYLVCLGWGADIAFREGYLLNPSSLWDGYPHTELTFSLKFYFIIQIAYWIHIFPELYFQKIKKEEMMPRIRYAILYFVFITGAFAMSLTRLALFCLIIHYLVEALFHFARLMYFSDKNDIAKPGFVAWATAFVIARFTTVTAAVLMFWFCLGKAENQGVDVSTGNFNTPLIRFNALAAVCFVQAWMMWNFITFQLKRRREFLATVVTKKKAPAKQKEKKTKKEDSRKKREERELDSEDESYLPEADQKIRSEQRGMKTRSRSKKN, from the exons ATGGGAATCCGTCGAAAAATTGGCAGCAGTAAAAATCCACCGATATTCAGTCATGAATTCATTATACAGAACCATGCAGACATCGTGTCGTGCGTTGCAATGGTGTTTGTGTTGGGCTTGATGTTTCAG tggtCTGCTGCTTATGCATCTATGTTTGTTGCTATGCAACACAATATCACCCACACCTACAATG ATACAGATGTTCCTGATGTGACTAACTATACAAGTGGTAAATTAGATGTGTTTACAGTGTTTTTCTATTTATTGGTTTGTATCATCATCCATGCCGTGGTACAAGAATACATTTTAGAT AAGCTGAACCGACGTATGCATCTTTCTAAAGTGAAACATTCTAAATTTAATGAATCAGGACAACTCTTATTTTTCTACTTAGTGTGTCTTGGATGGGGAGCTGACATTGCCTTCAGA GAAGGATATTTATTAAACCCCTCATCCCTATGGGATGGTTACCCACATACAGAATTAACATTCAGtctcaaattttattttataatacag ATAGCGTACTGGATTCATATCTTTCCAGAATTATATTTCCAGAAAATTAAAAAG GAGGAGATGATGCCAAGGATAAGATATGCCATATTATACTTTGTATTTATTACAGGAGCATTTGCAATGAG tTTGACTCGTCTAGCATTATTCTGTTTGATTATACACTACTTAGTAGAAGCATTGTTTCACTTTGCTCGTTTGATGTACTTCAGTGATAAAAATGACATAGCCAAACCAGG GTTTGTTGCCTGGGCAACCGCATTTGTTATAGCACGGTTTACTACTGTTACTGCAGCTGTTTTAATGTTCTGGTTTTGTCTTGGCAAAGCTGAAAACCAAGGTGTTGATGTATCTACAGGAAACTTCAATACCCCACTTATACG ATTCAATGCTTTAGCTGCAGTGTGTTTTGTTCAAGCCTGGATGATGTGGAATTTCATCACTTTCCAATTGAAACGTCGTCGCGAATTCCTTGCTACCGTGGTTACCAAAAAGAAGGCACCAGCcaaacagaaagaaaagaagACTAAGAAGGAAGACA GTAGAAAGAAACGGGAAGAAAGAGAACTAGACTCTGAAGATGAAAGTTACCTTCCTGAAGCTGATCAGAAAATCCGAAGTGAGCAGAGGGGAATGAAAACTCGATCTCGATCTAAGAAGAATTAG